One part of the Malus sylvestris chromosome 2, drMalSylv7.2, whole genome shotgun sequence genome encodes these proteins:
- the LOC126586680 gene encoding probable N-acetyltransferase HLS1, with product MGEDNGGRVFSLVVREFDPSKDCEMVQNVERRCEVGPSGGLSIFTDLLGDPICRVRHSPAYLMLVAELVGEDKDKEIVGMIRGCIKTVTCGKKLSRNGKNVTADDVTLKPLPVYTKLAYILGLRVSPSHRRMGIGLKLVQRVEEWFRENGAEYSYMATENDNQASVNLFVDKCGYAKFRTPTILVNPVYAHRVKLSSRVTVIHLSPSDSEALYRRRFSTTEFFPRDIDSVLSNRLSLGTFLAVPRGSVTAETWPGADHFLADPPESWAVLSVWNSKDVFTLEVKGVPLVKRMLAKTTRLVDRALPWMQLPSVPDIFRPFGVHFLYGLGGEGPLAAKFVKALCGHAHNLAKERGCGVVATEVSSREPLRLGIPHWKSLSCAEDLWCIKRLGEDYGDGSVGDWTKSPPGMSIFVDPREI from the exons ATGGGTGAGGATAACGGCGGAAGGGTTTTTAGTTTAGTGGTGAGGGAGTTCGACCCGAGCAAGGACTGCGAAATGGTACAAAACGTCGAGAGGCGGTGCGAGGTCGGTCCCAGCGGCGGACTCTCCATATTTACCGACCTCCTCGGCGACCCGATTTGCAGGGTCCGCCACTCTCCTGCCTATCTCATGCTG GTGGCAGAGCTGGTGGGGGAGGACAAAGACAAGGAGATAGTGGGGATGATAAGAGGTTGCATCAAAACCGTTACATGCGGCAAGAAACTCTCTAGAAATGGTAAAAACGTTACCGCTGATGATGTCACTCTCAAGCCCCTCCCTGTTTACACCAAACTCGCCTACATCTTGGGCCTCCGTGTCTCTCCTTCTCACAG GAGGATGGGAATAGGGTTAAAGCTAGTGCAGAGAGTGGAGGAGTGGTTTCGAGAAAATGGGGCGGAGTATTCGTACATGGCCACCGAGAACGACAACCAAGCCTCCGTCAACCTCTTCGTCGACAAATGCGGCTACGCCAAGTTCCGTACGCCCACCATCCTCGTCAACCCGGTCTACGCCCACAGGGTCAAGCTCTCCTCCCGCGTCACCGTCATCCACCTGTCCCCCTCTGACTCTGAGGCACTCTACCGCCGCCGGTTCTCCACTACAGAGTTCTTCCCCCGCGACATTGACTCCGTCCTCAGCAACCGCCTCAGCCTCGGCACTTTCCTAGCCGTGCCGCGTGGAAGCGTGACGGCGGAGACGTGGCCCGGCGCGGATCACTTTTTGGCTGACCCGCCCGAGTCCTGGGCCGTCCTCAGCGTATGGAACTCAAAGGACGTTTTCACGTTGGAGGTCAAAGGCGTGCCGCTCGTGAAACGCATGCTCGCGAAGACGACGAGGTTGGTGGATCGGGCCCTTCCGTGGATGCAGCTGCCGTCGGTGCCGGACATTTTCAGGCCGTTCGGGGTCCACTTCTTGTACGGGCTCGGAGGGGAGGGCCCACTCGCGGCGAAGTTCGTGAAGGCGCTGTGCGGCCACGCGCACAACTTGGCGAAAGAGCGCGGGTGCGGGGTTGTGGCGACGGAGGTGTCGAGCCGGGAGCCGCTTAGGTTAGGAATCCCGCACTGGAAGAGTCTGTCGTGCGCCGAGGATTTGTGGTGCATCAAGCGGCTAGGGGAAGACTACGGTGACGGCTCTGTCGGTGACTGGACTAAGTCGCCACCCGGCATGTCTATTTTTGTCGACCCCAGAGAAATCTAA